From Brassica rapa cultivar Chiifu-401-42 chromosome A06, CAAS_Brap_v3.01, whole genome shotgun sequence:
ACTCGCCTCTGATCCTTCTTCTTCAACCCCAAAGGAAGCTCCTTTCCTCGACCCACTTAACAAAACCGTTCCTTTTGCCTCCTTGGCGCGTTCACAGACCAAGAGCCCATTCCACATAGTTGAAAACGGTGGTTTGATTTGTTTGCTTAAGACTTGCTTAGAGTCAAAGACCAAACCTTTGGAGTCCAATACGAGTTTACTATCGGGCTACGTTGATCATTTTCAATCCACCAAGGAGGATAAAGGATGGGGATGCGGGTGGAGGAACATCCAAATGCAATGCTCTCACTTGCTTTCTCGTAGAGATCAAGAAGTTAAAAGAGTTCTCTTTGGCGGCTCTGAGTTCGTTCCCGACATCCCCTCGCTTCAGCGGTGGTTAGAGTTGGCTTGGAGGAGTGGCTTTGACGTCTCTGGAGGTCTGCATTTCGACAAGCGTATATACGGTTGTAAGAAATGGATTGGGACTACTGAGTGTGCTGCGTTGTTGCGTTCTTTCGGGTTGAGAGCTAGAGTTGTTGATTTTGCTCCTGAGAAGTCTCGGTCGATGTATCTTTCGGTTCCTGGCTCTGCTGTTGCGCCTAAGAGGAGGGGGTACGGTCCTATGGATAGATACGTGGTTAGAAAGGGTGGAAGTGGGGTGGAGAAAGGAGGTGACTCTCTTGGTTCTAGTTCTTCTTCTAGGACCAGCAAAGGAGCGGTTTTGATGGAATGGGTTTGGAATTACTTTTCGGACAACAGGTTGGATGTTTCTTCTGGTGTTCATATCACGAATAAAGGGTAAGGTGGTTCTGTTTTAGTTCTCTTGATCTTGTCTGTGTCTTCTTCTATAACTTCCAAAGACatcatgtttttgtttctgCAGGCCTTTGTATTTTCAACATGAAGGCCACTCGAGAACAATCGTTGGGATTCAAAGACGGTTGCAAGGAACTACGTTTACTCCTCAGTACAATCTCCTGATTCTGGACCCAGCTGATGTGAgtttactgatttttttttatgaatatgaACATCAGCTTTTTACTAATGTTAATTGTGATTAATGATGGTGAGACTTTGAATGTGAGAATGCAGTTTACTAGAGGTATAGAGAAAGCGCTTGTAGATAAGAGAGGGTGGGAGGGGTATCTTAAGAGAGGAGCTCACAGTCTGACGTGTCCCGAGTATCAGGTCTCAGCTTCAAACTCTAATATCCATAATTTTTGTTGGTTATCATAGTTTGAGTGATTTCAATATCTGTTCTGAGTGTGATTAAGAAAGATTATGATGAGATACAGATGTTGTACGTTGATAATGGGATTGCTGTTGGCGAGGAGTTGGAGCAGCTCAAGACCATTGATAGTCACTTTGTTGAATTCTAATGgctttcataaaaaaaacagaaaaatgatTATTAGAGGAATCTTGAATTGGTTGCAATTTGTACTTTTGTATCATAACAATTGTTATTTTGGGAATCATGAACTAGTTGCAACTGTATAATTCTGTACCATATATACATTTGTTTGCTAAGTAAGCCAATTTAAACATTTTTCAATAGTGTGATTCTTAACAATTCTTCAGAATTTGTTGTTTATTAAGACCATTTTCTGGAACATATCATATAAACAACCTTGGATTATTGTGAAAAACAGGAGGATATAAAAGAAGTGGctatttattagaaaaaaaactgaGAAAGTTACAGAATGACAAGTCTGAGATCTGAAaacctaaaaatataaatgtcttAATCTCAAAAGAATTAAGACTTTTGAGAGATAGTCATTAAGAACAAAAAAAGCTATAGAATTTTTCTTACCATCTCGCAGTTTGGTGAATCCACTTCACTTCCCACTCTTTCTCTGGCAACAAAAACTTAAGTATGCCTCAAAATGAAAACACCACCACTTCACTGTTTGCTCTTCAACGGTCTCCGAAAATTGTTGACAATTTTTAGAGGGTTAGTTAAGAGGCAGAAGGTGCAGCCACCTTCTTCCGTACAATCCTCTTTCGCCTAGCCTTTGGAGGTGGAGAATCCGAAGCCGAGTCCTGTTGCTTCATACCAAGTAGCCCTGAGACTATTGCATTCTTTGAGATGAACCATCTTGAAGCTGGCTTtcctgctgctgctgcttcctCTGAGGGTCGGTTGTATGCTTTTGCCAGCAGATCATCAGACTGAGCCAGCGGGTCTGCCTCCACACCTAGCCATACTTGTCTTGATCTCTCCCCTAACTGAACGTTCATAATCCTGTTCCACATCCAATCCCATGTTCATTATACAAATCCTTCCAAGCCATTAGAAAAAGGTTTCCTAAGGGGTGAAAGAGAAGAATAATACCTCATGGCAGTGCCAAAGAAGAGTGCTACTCCAATGACGTCAAAGTGGTTGCTCATCGCTCTTTCGAATCCACATAAGAGCTGGTATCTCATGTTTGCATATAACCCAAGGAATGCGCCATAACCGAGAGCGTTTGTTGTGATTGATGGAACCGTCACAGATACTCTGCCAGAACAACGATTCAAAAAGTTAATAATCAACCATGAGCTGAAAGAAAAGTGAATGCAGAGAATGTGATGACctgtttttcttctttgccGCCAGAAAGTTTGACAACGAACCCTGGAGAGTTCCTGTTGCAACGCCAAGAATGGAAAGCTCTGCGGCCTTGTAGAATAGAGAATGGATCCTCTTCTGCAGGTCAAACTCTCTCAGTGGATAGCTCATCTCAAAAACGTTGTTTGGCAGCTTCTGCAATGTATTTTGCAAGTCGAACCGGAACGTGTTCCCGTAGGAACGACACGGAGCCAGCAACCAAACAGCCGCTGCATTGCATGCTGATACGGTAAGAACATTTATGAGCGCAAGATCCCATTCCTCTTTTATTCTGCAAACAACAGAGTAAACAATTCAAGACAATGAAATAAGAAAGCTACAAAACCTAGAGATGTAGAGACAGTTTATGTTACCTATCCTTACGAGTCTTAACTTCCCACCAAACCGAGCATCCAACCGTGGCGGCTTGCTCCAAGAGAAGTCTATAGAGAAATGAAGGATCCGCCAACATCCTACACAAAAGACAAGTCACATAGTCAAGactgtgaagaagaagaagaagtctacATCGAGCTATGGTTCTCAGAAGATACATTACCTGCCAACAAAGGCTCTCGACAATCCTTGAGGAAGAGCACGGGAGATGAATCTAGTTGTTGTAGGACGAGCGTTAATAGCAAGGAACTTAACCATTTGTGCTGAGCTGACCAAACCCTGCATACAAGTTTCCATAAGTGTTAAAGATCTCAGCATCCCAAAACCGTAAAGCTTCAAGGACATGTTACCATTTCATACGCTTGACGGAGACCAGCAGGCAAATCCATCATTGTCTTTTGCCACTCGTTCAACACAGCATCAACGAACTTCCTATCAAAAAGCTGGAAAGAAGAAACATAAATGTCAGTAAAGATCAACAAAACACAAACGTAAAAGATCTCTTTTACCTCTGCGAGGAACATCCTACGCCTAAAGAGACCACCTTCATCtccatcatcgtcatcatcaaaTTCGTCAAagtaatcatcatcatcaccatcatcgtcaCCTCCATCGCCACCACCGAAATTGACACTCTTCCCAATgtctccaccacctcctccagTTGCAATCTGCAAAATGAAAAACATAAacaagaaaaattcaaaaaagctaatcttgaaaaatataattcacAGCAAAGCCTATATCATCTCGCAATTACTATCTCCAAGGAAAACATCATTCCTAACATCTTCTTGAGATAGAGATTCATTGGGCTTAATATCTGCTAGAGACTAAGTCAAGTACTACTAATAGTTCCATGAATTGAACACCTCTTTGTCCTTAGTAACCAGCTTTAACAGAGAGAACAGAGCAAGACTATATATAACAAAGGCTCAaccttttagatataatttcaCTAAACCATTCTAAAACTCTTTGATTAGTAACAagaagagagagtgagagagagagacctcaGGGGTAGACTCGACTTTCTTCTGGGTCATATCAAGCTTTCCTTTTTCCAAGGTAACAGCTCCTACCGAACCAAACTTGCCACCTTTCATCTCCGGACACATCTGAGCACTCGGGGAAGCTGAGCCAGAGGAAGACGTGCCTGACCCGCCGCTGAATTGCAGCTGTAAGCAGCGTTCGAGACCCGAAACTGAATCTCCGACGGAATCGATaagagaagaggaggaggaagctcTGATGGAGCAGCTGCGACGGAGCTTACAAGGGAGAGTGGCGATAGGGCGAGGGATGGGTAAAGAGGGTTTGAGTGGAGATAAGGGTTTTGGAGCGACGACGCTCTGAAACGCCATATGAGACATGGCTTTCCGAGTTTAAAGACTCAACCTTTGATGATTTTCTTGGAAGAGAAAGGCGGCAGAGagcctttttcttttttttctctctttgggGATGTCAGAGAGATGAGAAAGGAGAGAAGAGGAGATATCGCCAATGAGATGACGACTATACACAGCAAACCCAATCttggtttctctttttttttttccaccaaCTCGAGTTTTAATACTTCTGGCTGATACAGAGGGTTTTAAGTCGGTCGTAAATGGCCAAGGGAGCCTTCCAAGTGTTAGCATCTACGAATACATCCAATTCGAGGTTCCGTGGTTTGTTTATTGGCATACGTCAAAGGGGAGATTaaatcaaataaacaaaaatatataacgtTTGTCAAATCAAATCTCTTTCGATCAGTTTACACGCTTCACATAGACGTACCTCAgagagtttttttgttttgttttgtttaatagtGATACAAACCAAACAAATAAGAAAACGACACATTACAAAATAGAACTAAATTAAGACACGCAGATACTGTGATGAATAGcatcgtcttcttcctctagCAATATGGCCACGAAGCTTGATTATGGATGTATATCTAAAAAGATATACACACACGTTGTCTTTAGTTTTGGGATATTCTGTGCAAACTTGGCTTTAGCCATCCTAGAAACCAAAGTCAATTGGTTGGCTTCTAATTGGAGGATAGGTTACTTGCTGCCTTCCCGTTGCTGCATTCTCTGTTGGTTTCACTGTTGTTGTAACCGGTTCAGGCGGTGGTGGCGGTGGCATTGTTTGGCTATCAACCTCTGTGGCGCCTAGAGCTGTTTCTGTGTTTGGAGTTGAAGACGGAACACTTTTTTCTTCCGAAGGTGTTTCCTCGACTACAGGAGGCTCAGATACTGTCTCTGTCACTGGTTTATCCAAATGTTCTGCTGTCTCAGCAACAGCTGCAGTTTCCGGTGCTGCTGATTCAGAACCAGCTGCAGTTTCTCGTGCTTCTGACTCGGAAACAGCTGCAGTTTCTGGTGCAGCTGACTCAGAAGCAGCTGCAGTTTCCGGTGCAGCTGACTCAGGATCAGCTGCAGTTTCAGGCGCTGACTCGGTCTGTGGTTGCTCAGAAGATGGAGGAGCTTCAATAGCCAACGGCTTAGCTGGTTCTTCAACAGCCAATGGCTTAGTTGGTTCTTGCGGCTTCAGTGTGGGTAGAGGTTTTTTGGGAGCAGAGATGGAAGCAAAGATTGAAGACATTCCGGGAGGTAGAATCTCGATTGGAGGCTTTGTGGATGCATCAGATAAACTCGTGAGCTTTGGATCCTCAAGAGAAGCCAAAAACGCACTTGCAGCATCTGTCTTAGAAGATGGAGCTTGCTCAACTTCCTTCTGTAGTGTTTTATTCCAAGCCTGGACCAAGTTCTTTAGAGTTGGACGACCATGTGCCTGTGTGATAGAAAAGTCAGAAACAATAGGAGCTTCATAAGAAAGCTAACtcaagaaagaaagataaaaaaaaaagagaaagattggTGAAACTGAAATCTTACATGGGCATGAAGCACAGCTTCTGCGAGCATTCCCGTGTCTTGCCATGCCTTCTCCATAAGCGCATTGTCACCCAGAACTGCAGCAGCAAATGCTGATTCTCGCCCGAGGCCTATGGAGATCAGATTGTTTATCAGTCCCTGCAACAAGATTAAAACAGCCTTTTCAATAAAGGAACCAGACCATAAAATAATCTCCTAAGTTTTAATTTTCCTAAGAAGATTCTGTCTAcagtttttgaaaattaaaagcCAAAAGAAAGAGAAATTGGGGACATACACTCAAGCGTGTCAATTCTCCATGGTTCGCTAAGCGTAATGCAAGGCCTCGCAACTCATGACCCTGTAAGGCGCCTTTCACTGAACCTGCAGTGGCCAGTCTTTTGAGAGCTTCGCGAGCTATGTCAGCGTGCCCAGTGGCATCTGCAGCATCTATAAGGTCGAGAAACTCCTTCGCGAATTTCACTATTCCCTCCACCGCTTCAACAACGTCTTCTTTCTTCTCAGCTGTTAAAGAGAGAATGTCACTCAAATCCAGGCCTAAACCGTCCTGTCCAATGTCCCTGCTATTACTCATTGTGAGAAGACAATGTAGAGCCCTCTTCAGATCATTGCTCTGCATCGCTAGGTCAAACTCCAGCCTGAGAACACATGTGAGTGAAAATAATCGCTGATATCATTTTTGTGTAAGTTGAGAGCTAGAATGAACGATCGACCACATGTGAGTGAAACACTGAATTCTGTACATACTCCAGCACAAGCAATTCAGAGACTAGAGAAAACTGAGAATAGTAGGAACAGACTGGAGGAAACAGCTGCACCAAACATAATATGATTCTTTTACCTCTTAGATATTCCAGGCAAATGAAGAGCTTCTGTTGCATAACCCATCCCTAACATAAACTGTGCCAGATCGTCATGATGTTCTCTCCCAAGTCTACTTGCCCTGCGCAACAGAAAATGTTGTATATTCCAGCTTGTTTACTACTAGTATAAAGACGatataatgaaaatatatcAATACCATTTAACTGCACTAACAGCATCCCCGTACGCAGCAAGACAGCGACAACGGATACCAGGATGGCTCAATGATATGGCATGGGCACACATGTACctatcaagaaaataaaggtGTGAGACAATAATTTACCTCAGTAGTTCCATTATTTATATGATCATTCAAGTGACTGATAGGACGATCATGGCAAGATACTGTATCCAACATGGTAACTCTGTgactacatatatttttttgtacgtTGAAACCTTGGACTGCAAATGTCAGAAGTCAAGGAGCCGACCTAGTGCGTACtaagaataaaaagaaaaaaaaccttGATCTAACTGCATATACGTGTCGTCAACAAAGAAATTTTTTAGCAAGAGTCAGTCTTGCTTTAAGGTAAGAACATGGATATTCTTGTTACCTGTCAATGAGCCAAAGAACTCCATCCCGTACACCAGCAACAACAAGAGGCCCCACTGGTCGTTTCTGCTCCACTGGGAAACGAGTAACAGCAACTGAGACTCCACCACCACCTACAGCTACCTCACTGGCCCTTCTTTCATCCATGTCATCACCATCACCTCTAGATTGTCTCGGCAATGATAAAAATGGTGGAACAGATGGAGCGTTTTGGAAAGAGGCTAAACGTACAACCTACAATAAAAAAGTACACACATGAGGTAAAAGTTCGACATAGATTCAGGATTAGACATGTAAAATTAAGCTTCAAaatcagttatatatatatatatatatatatatatatatctcatgTAAAGCGAGAAATGTCCACCTGCAACATGGGGGGCCTCAATAAAATCCTTTCTTGCTTGGCATTCTGGGCACCTTCTACTGTGATTAAGGCTAATTCACCATGCTCTGCAACTGCTCTAGCCTGTGCCTCCTTAAGTTTAATTTCTTCCTTCATCTTCATAGTCTCTATATCAATTTCAGATACTCCCGCATCCACAAAAACACATCTGCAGATCGAGGCATGAAAGAGAGTATTAGCATTCCTCCTTACTTTGTTTCAGAAATTGGCAAATTAAGGTAACCATGCCCTTAACAAGGTCAGAATCATGGAAAATACATTCAAAGAGTTATAATCTCCCGGAAGTTGGATAACGCACAATCAAGATAATTCAAATAACTGGTGCTACACAACTGCTGCAAAACAGTTCCtaaaaacagtttttaatttgtttcatCCAATAGAACTGTAGAAGTCTGGAAGAAGCATTCAAGGTAACATATACAAAACAGAAAGAAGTTCGTCGATCATATATAGAACATTAATCTTACTCAATTGTGGTTGGTGTAGCCACAAACAGCTGTCTGCGGTGCCAAACAGCTCCAGTAGCATGTGAAATGGCAACATCACCAAGATATCTATACTGAGGGCGCAACGACGATATGACCATGTATTTTTGATAAGCAAAAGCACAATACTCAACTGTTTGGTCCCACGCCGTCCACTCTGGCTGAGGTAGCATACCACCTACTGGCTCAAAATTGTCCCAACTGCACGTTGAAAATTCCATGTGGATTAATATGAAGCCAAACAACATGAAAAATGCCTCAAAATTGAAGTCGAGTTAACCAAAATGGAGCCATTAATCACCTGTAGAGCTGGTAGTTTAGGGGTGCGGACTCGGTAGATCTCTGCGAAGAACCATCATCATAGCTGGAAAACGAAGAAACATTACTGTTTCCAAATCCTGAGAGTGGCATCGACTGAATGGTTGAAATAGCTGAAGCAGCAACAGGACTAATCCTTCGGGATGTACGATAGCCTATTCCAAGTAGAGCACCACCATGCAGTCCAATGACCTGCCAAGAGAAATTTTGAAGCACATTATTGCTTACCTAAGCCTAGAAGTCAAATATCGACATACTGTCCTTTGATAAGTTTTCCAAACATACACAATACACAACCACTTAGAGTCGAAAAGAATTCTCAATGCGTAAGGTTCTCATGTTCAGCAATATTGTCCTTTTGGTCGAACGTCATTTGATAAACAACTGGATTCAAagtttaatattgtttttttttttaagttattttttccATATATTCAATGCAAAATTAATACGAATTCTTAGAAGCATATGATTAGATAAATTATGCAATGAAACCACTTCAACATATAGCTCGAGAATACATAAAGAGGAACTAAGATAAACGAACAAATGATGAACTTGATATGAAAGATGGTTATCCCCAGCTGAGACTTAAACACATCAAAAGCGGCTAAGGAACGCAATAACTCAAGTAAAGGATACATACCGGTTCAGAACGACCTCCTACAGATCTCATGAGAATGTTTGAGGTTCCATCATCCAAGAGAATACGAACTTGAACACTAGCTGATGAAGCTGCATTAGCAGCAGCGGCGGCTTGAGCTGCGGCTGCAGCGGCTTCTTTCGCCTTTCTTGATGAACCACCCTTTGGGATTATGGGCATCCTTTGAGGTAATACAGATTCTAGTATCGCAAATCTATCTCGACATGTATCCCAAGCCAAAAGTCTTGCACTTCCAGAATCAACAATGGTCCAGTCACTAACCTTGTAGATAGAGAAGTACAAGATATCAGGCCATACAACTGCCACATACCTACAACCAGAGAATAAAGTTAGCTGGCTAAACAAAAGACAGCAGTCAACAAATTACGTACATAAATATATTAGCGAGGAGTTAtctaacaaatatatttagGCAAAGAACGACTAAACTAAATGGTTGATACTTGAATGCCATTTTCTCTTTCCTGTCTACCATAGCATCTGGTGGGGTAAATCCCACCGAGATACAAAACCAACAAGCATGTACGGAATTTAAAAGTACAATAACAATATATGCAACCGTATAACAGGTAAACAATGAAGGAATTAGAATATTCACAAGCAGCATGAAAACACAAATACAATTTACAGTAACAAACAGCATCACTATgcagaaaatatttaatataatgcATATCATTATAAGACTGAAAAAAGAACTTACTTTCCTGAACTGCTTACAGAAAGAACCGAGTATGAATCATGTGGAACAGGTGCCACAATCTGCTTTTTAGTCTGCTTTACAGTCAACTGTTCACCTGAGTCTCCCTTAGCCATTCCTGATTCGGATAAGGCACTATTATTTCCAAGGGATGGGTTGGCTGTGTTGGATATTTGAAAGTTTAAGAGCTTTAATTCTCTTCCAAGGATATATACAGCTGAATTCTCCCGACTTCCAGACAGTGCCGGTAGAGGGGCTGCAGACGGGATGGCACGAGGATCAAATTCACTAACTATAATACCGACATTGGTACCAGTTGCGACGAGATGTGGCTGAAGAGGATGTGCAACCATACAATAGACCTGAAGAAAATGAAACTAATAAGTAACTAATCTGTACATTCTGAAAAGATAACTTTAGAAATTTGCGTGAAACAtgtcttttcttgatcatcctgtacaatataaaataacttttttctCAATTGCAATGTGTTTTATGATACAAACAGTTATCAATCAAGATTCTGCTTTTCTAGATGGTTAGGGTTATCTATACATGGATTTGTTCTGCAAGAAGtaacaaataatcaaacaatGCAATTTATTCTTATTCCTACTCTGGTTGAGTCCGAATGTATTTGCATTGCCAAGTGCAGTTCTGTACAGCTGATCAACTTCATTATTTTAACCATGATAGATGCATTTTTACGATACATGAATAGAAAATACTGTTTTGTGGGGCACATAGAATGGAGATGCAATTCTTTCAAGTGTAGAGAGCAATTCTCATGTTAAGGATTGTGACTGAATTAGTGACAtaataaacagaaaaaaatcgGTGACGTACAATTAGCCAATGCAGAAAGAAATGACATGATATATGGTAGATTCCAAGGAAATCATCAACGACTAGTGCTGCGTTTGCTTGGTTAAACTCAGAAATAAGCAAGTAGTCAAAAGAAAATTACCCTAAGTTTTCTGTGGGTTGCAAGGACTTGAGGCGGAACCAAGGAAGAAAGTTCACATAATGGCCTTGTCAAAGCCGAATAAGTTGGATGCTCAATAGACCTGTGAAAATTCAAACAATTAAATACTCCTCTAATATGCACAAAGATGTTCACCATGGATATCACGAAATGTTTAATCAAGGATACCATATGTGTGAATCTTTAACGCATGTCAAAATATCAAGGTTTGGTGCTCGAGGGTGACACCAAGATGCAACACTGTGGCAAGCTAGCTTCGGGACAGGTTTAATTCTCCGTAGCTCCTGCAGAGAAAAAGTACACATGTGGGTTGAAAATAGAAATCCATAAAATATGCAAAACCCATACATGAGATACAACATTACCTTAAATGTCATTGTGTCCCATATAGCCAATGTCTTGTCAGCACCGATTGTAATCAATTGTGGAGCACTGCCACTTACCCGTGACAACTCAACAGCCACTACTCCACCATCATGTGCCTAATTCAGTaagaacaaaatataataagatTAAGCAAAAGCTTTTACAAAGCCATTTCTGGAAGGATAAACCAGTATAACAGAAAAGTGGAATTTTATAGACTCAATTAAGCAAACAATAGCATGTCACTTGAACCAATAGAAAAGGACAAAAAGTATGACAGAGAAGTGGAATTTTATAAACTCAATTAAGCAAAACAATAGCATGTCATTTGAATCAACAGAAAAAGACAATCAAGAGCATGTCATACTACACTAATCAATACTCAGCCTATTAATCAGAATaggatcaaagaaaaaaaaatctagttaCTATTATCCAACATCACAAATCAACTCAGGTCCACTGAAACTAAGAACAATAGTACCATGTCCTCACCTGTAACCAAATTTGGCCAATCTTTTTATGAACGAGTAGGATTAGAATAAATACCTTTAAGCTGAGCTTGGGTACTAGTTCCCTTGAATCACTGCCATGATCGGCACTCCACAGTACAAGTAACCCATCACTGCCACCTGAAACAAGGAGTGCCTGCAATTGCAAGCAGATAGAGAACGGCTGGTATCATGTATTGAATATGAATAACAGAGAAAATAGTTGATAGTTTCAATTATAAGAAAACGGAAAAGGCAGTCGTTAGTAGAACTAAAACctaataatgataataaatgAATCTAGAGAACTAAACAACCAATTTAGAAAACAGATGTCTATGTTTTAATTCCTTCCGCTCCCAATGCTAGGTTGTGCAAGAAAGTTATCCCAAACAACAAATGAACTTCTACTAAGCAATTTAGGATATATGAAAGTAAGGGTAGACCTTTAAACTGAATGACTCCTTACTTAAAAGCGATTTAGGAAACGAAAAGAAAATGTAAAGAACTTTCAAGACAATATCCCCAATATACTGTTTTGTTTTACATGTCAGTCAACCATAGCAGGTGACCTTGCGTATGTTTCTCTAAATCAAAGAATGGGAAGTTGAAAGAATATGTAGTTACCTCGCCAGATGATGCCATGAAATTCATCAAGCAATATATTGATCCTTTATGGCCACCGGTATATCTACGTGCAAGCTGGAAGGAAGTAAGCATTCAGGGAAATTAACACAGATCAGTCCCAATAGCGCTCACCATAAACCCAgcagaaaaacaaaataaaaattcaattttggAACAAGCACCTTCCATGTTATCATTGATAAAACCCTAATGACACCATCAGTTGAACCAAATGCAACTAAAGGGCCATCACCACCAGATGATCtggtaaggaactccatgctgCAAAGAAAGGAGTAAGTCTAACCACGTTGGAGCAGAATAATTCGGAAAAGTAGAAGCCTGTTTGAACATTACACTtaaaccacacacacacacacacggacattaACTTGTCATAGTCTATATTTGACTCCAATAATTCCAGCGTAGTAACTAATGGAGATCTTTCCAGGATTCAAGCAAGGCTATATATGTCACGCAAACAATGATCTAAAATCAGAGAAAAATCAGAGAAACGGAATTGAAACTTACCAGAGAAGTGACCTATTGTCAAGCTCTGACTTAGGCACATCTCGGCCACGCATTGTCACCAAGTCCAAGAAAATAGCTTTATTCTCACAACAGATGACCAAAAAATGCCGGCCTTTAGTTGACGGAGCAGGAGAAGTGAAACCGGACGTGAGATGATTAACAGCAGAGGGAGATTCAGCAGCTGCAGAGCGATTGCGCCACAGTTGCCAATAACGCACATCATCGTCATAAAACTTCACCTGCTTAACACTTGTagatagaaaaaaaacaagatttcatctaattaatcttttattttcaaatttctcGCGAAAGAATAGCAGCGGCCAAGACGTAATAATTACCTTCCTCCTCGAATAGCTTC
This genomic window contains:
- the LOC103874342 gene encoding uncharacterized protein LOC103874342 isoform X1, yielding MLRARAFRQTNGKIVKIQVHPTHPWIVTADDTDHVSVWNWEHRQVIYELKAGGVDERRLVGAKLEKLAEGDSDYKGKPTEAIRGGSVKQVKFYDDDVRYWQLWRNRSAAAESPSAVNHLTSGFTSPAPSTKGRHFLVICCENKAIFLDLVTMRGRDVPKSELDNRSLLCMEFLTRSSGGDGPLVAFGSTDGVIRVLSMITWKLARRYTGGHKGSIYCLMNFMASSGEALLVSGGSDGLLVLWSADHGSDSRELVPKLSLKAHDGGVVAVELSRVSGSAPQLITIGADKTLAIWDTMTFKELRRIKPVPKLACHSVASWCHPRAPNLDILTCVKDSHIWSIEHPTYSALTRPLCELSSLVPPQVLATHRKLRVYCMVAHPLQPHLVATGTNVGIIVSEFDPRAIPSAAPLPALSGSRENSAVYILGRELKLLNFQISNTANPSLGNNSALSESGMAKGDSGEQLTVKQTKKQIVAPVPHDSYSVLSVSSSGKYVAVVWPDILYFSIYKVSDWTIVDSGSARLLAWDTCRDRFAILESVLPQRMPIIPKGGSSRKAKEAAAAAAQAAAAANAASSASVQVRILLDDGTSNILMRSVGGRSEPVIGLHGGALLGIGYRTSRRISPVAASAISTIQSMPLSGFGNSNVSSFSSYDDGSSQRSTESAPLNYQLYSWDNFEPVGGMLPQPEWTAWDQTVEYCAFAYQKYMVISSLRPQYRYLGDVAISHATGAVWHRRQLFVATPTTIECVFVDAGVSEIDIETMKMKEEIKLKEAQARAVAEHGELALITVEGAQNAKQERILLRPPMLQVVRLASFQNAPSVPPFLSLPRQSRGDGDDMDERRASEVAVGGGGVSVAVTRFPVEQKRPVGPLVVAGVRDGVLWLIDRYMCAHAISLSHPGIRCRCLAAYGDAVSAVKWASRLGREHHDDLAQFMLGMGYATEALHLPGISKRLEFDLAMQSNDLKRALHCLLTMSNSRDIGQDGLGLDLSDILSLTAEKKEDVVEAVEGIVKFAKEFLDLIDAADATGHADIAREALKRLATAGSVKGALQGHELRGLALRLANHGELTRLSGLINNLISIGLGRESAFAAAVLGDNALMEKAWQDTGMLAEAVLHAHAHGRPTLKNLVQAWNKTLQKEVEQAPSSKTDAASAFLASLEDPKLTSLSDASTKPPIEILPPGMSSIFASISAPKKPLPTLKPQEPTKPLAVEEPAKPLAIEAPPSSEQPQTESAPETAADPESAAPETAAASESAAPETAAVSESEARETAAGSESAAPETAAVAETAEHLDKPVTETVSEPPVVEETPSEEKSVPSSTPNTETALGATEVDSQTMPPPPPPEPVTTTVKPTENAATGRQQVTYPPIRSQPIDFGF